The uncultured Desulfobulbus sp. genome window below encodes:
- the flgK gene encoding flagellar hook-associated protein FlgK produces MSSLLNALNAGKTSLLTNQKSIEIVGNNIANVNTEGYSRQRAELLQIPAVNFGGFFVGQGVTVSDVSRDYSVFINRQLQDKTVEYGEESGRSNSLSELERIFTVGEDNLASQINDFFDAWQELSANPSGEVERDIVIQQGTLLGEAFASITNELDTVVSNMNTEIIGEVDSLNEKIQEIAKLNERINLVEISGQTANAARDQRDLIVKDLSETLGIETYTDNRGMLCVQLPGGKPLVQGNISATFKTVKVGTNVDIQLETTGVTMDVDIDNLGGKLRGMFEMRDVFIADMQDDLNTLAIDLTAAVNSEHINGWGSDGLTGRLFFNDITALPVGQVASRNVALAISDASEIAAAGNPEAAPGDNEMALTIAQLEVTHHVGTTGDTFDNYFSRMVARVGIEAARNELALSGAEDATIQLQNLRDGYSGVSLEEEMIDLIQYQRGFESSAKFLSTVDEMMSALLQLKG; encoded by the coding sequence ATGTCTAGCCTGCTCAACGCATTGAACGCCGGCAAAACCAGCCTGCTGACCAACCAAAAATCGATAGAGATAGTTGGCAACAATATTGCCAATGTCAACACCGAAGGATATTCGCGCCAACGCGCTGAACTCCTGCAGATACCTGCGGTAAACTTTGGTGGATTTTTCGTTGGTCAGGGAGTCACTGTTTCTGATGTCAGCCGCGATTACAGTGTGTTTATCAACCGTCAGCTCCAGGATAAAACAGTGGAGTATGGCGAAGAGAGTGGCCGCTCAAACTCACTTTCTGAGCTTGAGCGCATTTTTACTGTAGGCGAAGATAACCTGGCTTCTCAAATCAATGATTTCTTCGATGCCTGGCAAGAATTAAGCGCCAACCCCAGTGGGGAAGTTGAGCGTGACATCGTTATACAGCAAGGAACCTTACTGGGCGAAGCCTTTGCTTCTATAACCAATGAGTTGGATACTGTAGTCTCCAACATGAATACCGAAATTATTGGCGAGGTTGATTCCCTTAACGAGAAAATTCAGGAAATTGCAAAGCTCAACGAGCGGATTAATCTGGTTGAAATCAGCGGTCAAACTGCCAATGCTGCTCGAGATCAACGAGACCTGATTGTCAAAGATCTTTCTGAAACACTGGGCATTGAGACCTACACCGATAACCGTGGCATGCTTTGTGTGCAACTTCCCGGTGGTAAACCACTGGTTCAGGGAAATATTTCAGCAACCTTCAAGACCGTGAAAGTCGGGACGAATGTTGACATTCAGCTTGAGACCACCGGTGTCACCATGGATGTCGATATTGATAACCTGGGTGGTAAGCTTCGGGGAATGTTCGAAATGCGTGACGTTTTTATTGCTGACATGCAAGACGATCTCAATACTTTGGCCATTGATTTGACCGCTGCAGTCAACAGCGAACATATCAATGGTTGGGGATCTGATGGTTTGACTGGTCGACTCTTTTTCAACGATATTACAGCTCTACCAGTGGGGCAGGTAGCCAGTCGCAATGTGGCCCTGGCCATCTCCGATGCCTCTGAAATCGCGGCAGCCGGTAACCCGGAAGCAGCCCCCGGTGACAATGAAATGGCATTGACCATTGCCCAACTTGAAGTGACCCATCATGTCGGAACTACGGGCGATACCTTTGATAATTATTTTTCCAGAATGGTTGCCAGAGTCGGTATCGAGGCAGCTCGCAATGAACTAGCCCTTTCCGGTGCGGAGGATGCCACTATACAACTGCAGAACCTGCGGGATGGGTATTCAGGGGTATCACTTGAAGAAGAGATGATTGACCTAATTCAATATCAGCGAGGGTTTGAATCCTCAGCTAAATTCCTCTCAACCGTTGATGAAATGATGAGTGCTCTCTTGCAACTTAAAGGATAA